The sequence cccgtgtccccgtccccacctgCCCCCGTGTCCCAACGCCGCCACTTGCTGCTGGGAGGTGGCGCTGGGCagggcccccccggccccttcGCGCTCCAGGGGCAGCTCGGGCGACGTCTGGCTCAGCTTCAGGGCGGCCTCGGGGCACGACCCCATGTCCAGGTAGGAGCGCTCGGGGGCTTCGGCCCCCGCTTCCCCCCGCTCGGGTTCCCCGAAGGGCGCGGGGTGGGGGGGTTCCTTGCGGGGGGTGGCCCCCGCGCCCCCCTTGTCGCGCCAGGGCACCCAGCAGAGCTTCCAGGAGACGAAGAGCGAGACGCCCAGCAGCACGATGCCGCAGAAGGTGACGATCACCGACAGCAGGCTCACCGAGatgtctgggggggggggacggatGGGGACACACGACATCCGTCACCCTCCGGGGGGTCCTCGTCACCTTCTGGGGGTCCCTGACACCCTCCTGGGGTTCCTCGTCACCCTCTGGGGGTCCCCATCACCCTCTTGGGATCCTATCACCCTACTGGGGTCCCACCACCCCCCTGGGGTCCCACCACCCTTCCCAGGGTCCCACCACCCTTCCCAGGGTCCCACCACCCTCTTGAGGACCCCACCACCCTCTGTAGGGTCCCAACACCCTTCCTAGGGTCCCACCACCCTCTTGAGGACCCCACCACCTTCTTTGTGTTCCCACCACCTCCTTGGGGTCCCATCACTCTTCTGGGCTCCCCACCACCCTCTTGAGGACCCCAACACCCTCTTTGGGTTCCCACCACCCTCCTGGGGTCCCACCACCCTCTTGATGACCCCACCACCCTCTTGGGGTCCCACCACCCTCTTGAGGACCCCACCACCGTCTTGGGGTCCCACCACCTCCTTAGGTTCCCACCACCCTCCTGGGGTCCCACCACCCTCCACAGGGTCCCACCACCCTCTTGAGGACCCCACCACCCTCTTTGGGTTCCCACCACCCTCCTGGGGTCCCATCACCCTCCTTGGGTCCCACCCAAGAAGGGTCCCACCACCCTCTTAATGACCCCACCACCCTCCTTAGGGT is a genomic window of Oxyura jamaicensis isolate SHBP4307 breed ruddy duck unplaced genomic scaffold, BPBGC_Ojam_1.0 oxyUn_random_OJ68596, whole genome shotgun sequence containing:
- the LOC118159192 gene encoding synaptotagmin-C-like; this translates as MSGDYEEDVCRSALRLVQELCFAPRARAQHQQCLEFTDLLRHRGHPRPADADISVSLLSVIVTFCGIVLLGVSLFVSWKLCWVPWRDKGGAGATPRKEPPHPAPFGEPERGEAGAEAPERSYLDMGSCPEAALKLSQTSPELPLEREGAGGALPSATSQQQVAALGHGG